From a single Adhaeribacter swui genomic region:
- a CDS encoding TolC family protein gives MGSWSALAQSTGTPTTFSIRDCILYAQQNNSNLKVSRLDERIAQQQTNQVKGRGLPQINANGSFENRLKVPLLVIPGGFGGGVSPDSSGSNTGDNANGKGIPLGYKYNSALNAEITQMIYDPSFWVGLKAARYSSQLYQQTTQQVTEETAYNIANAYYQVIVAQKQWQLLQSNLKSTQQILATTELQFQNGVARKVDVSRLRVNASNLQSQIRQAELNMQQALNALKFQMGMSLKEQVVLTDTTLTFNQTEVVGTDAPDNYFENRIEYKILKTNLELQNLDRRNISSGYFPSLRAFANYGYQGQGADFGFFRTPNNGWVDYTTSSVGLRLSIPLFDGLQRSAQVRQSRLRFQQLEENMQLTKQSINLEVSNALTQYQNTLQRIQAEQDNVALAREVYDVTQLEFREGVGSSTDLVEAETSLRQTQNTFITTLLDWYTARLDLERAKGTLMDYLQSN, from the coding sequence TTGGGGAGTTGGTCCGCGTTAGCGCAGTCTACGGGTACACCCACTACTTTTTCTATCCGGGATTGCATTTTATACGCGCAGCAAAATAATAGTAATTTAAAAGTTTCGCGCCTGGATGAACGCATTGCCCAACAGCAAACCAACCAGGTAAAAGGACGCGGCTTACCGCAAATTAACGCGAATGGCAGTTTCGAAAACCGGTTAAAAGTACCCTTATTGGTTATTCCGGGCGGTTTCGGGGGCGGAGTTTCACCTGATTCTTCGGGTAGCAATACCGGCGATAACGCTAATGGCAAAGGCATCCCTTTGGGTTACAAATACAACTCAGCTTTAAACGCCGAAATTACCCAGATGATTTATGATCCTTCGTTTTGGGTAGGCTTAAAAGCTGCCCGGTATTCGAGCCAGTTGTACCAGCAAACTACCCAGCAGGTAACCGAAGAAACCGCTTATAACATTGCCAACGCATACTACCAGGTAATTGTGGCTCAGAAACAATGGCAATTACTGCAATCTAACCTAAAAAGTACCCAGCAAATATTGGCTACCACGGAGCTGCAGTTCCAGAACGGTGTTGCCCGAAAGGTAGATGTAAGCCGCCTCCGGGTAAATGCTAGCAACCTGCAATCGCAAATTCGGCAAGCCGAGCTAAATATGCAACAAGCCCTAAACGCTTTAAAATTCCAGATGGGTATGTCGCTGAAAGAGCAGGTGGTACTTACCGATACTACCTTAACTTTTAACCAAACCGAAGTAGTTGGTACCGATGCGCCGGATAATTATTTTGAAAACCGGATTGAGTACAAAATTTTAAAAACCAACTTGGAACTACAGAACCTGGATCGACGCAACATTTCGTCGGGTTATTTCCCGTCGTTGCGGGCTTTCGCCAATTATGGCTACCAGGGCCAGGGCGCCGATTTTGGTTTTTTTAGAACCCCCAATAACGGCTGGGTCGATTATACGACGTCGTCGGTGGGCTTACGCTTAAGCATTCCATTATTTGATGGTTTACAGCGCTCCGCGCAGGTGCGGCAGAGCCGGTTACGATTTCAGCAACTAGAAGAAAACATGCAGCTTACCAAGCAAAGCATTAACCTGGAAGTATCAAACGCTTTAACTCAATACCAAAATACCTTACAGCGCATCCAGGCCGAACAAGATAATGTGGCTTTAGCCCGCGAAGTGTATGATGTAACGCAACTGGAGTTCCGGGAAGGAGTAGGCTCCTCCACCGATTTAGTGGAGGCCGAAACTTCGTTGCGTCAGACCCAAAATACCTTTATTACTACTTTACTCGATTGGTATACCGCCCGCCTGGACTTGGAAAGAGCCAAAGGCACCTTAATGGACTACCTCCAATCAAATTAA
- a CDS encoding efflux RND transporter periplasmic adaptor subunit — protein sequence MKRAITIVIVLVIAGLIVVRLLNNKKEISSKNQVVDNSNVRVTVNVAQVQSRVSERTLRLVGTVEANEVVDVKAETPGKLTSLTVDLGDRVRRGQIIARVDDRTRALSVTNASQALNDARVNLERYRRLLEGGAATQAQFEQYQTAYNNAEIQLAQARTEASNTAVPAPISGQVTQKAVEQGAFVNIGTSLVTIVDVSSLKVLLSVSENDVYALKLGDPVQITATVYPGVTYAGKISYISPRGDEAHNYPVEVTLQNQDKNSLKAGTYVDVAFNRKNQVATLQIPRSALVGSVREAQVYVVQDNKAQLRNITVGSDNGAYLEVLKGLQEGETVVTTGQINLTNNALVAVVQ from the coding sequence ATGAAAAGAGCCATCACCATTGTAATAGTATTGGTAATAGCTGGATTAATCGTTGTTCGATTATTAAATAATAAAAAAGAAATTTCGTCCAAGAACCAGGTAGTGGATAATAGCAACGTTCGGGTTACCGTGAACGTGGCCCAAGTACAAAGCCGGGTTTCCGAAAGAACTTTGCGCTTGGTAGGTACCGTGGAAGCCAACGAAGTAGTAGACGTTAAAGCCGAAACGCCGGGTAAGTTAACCAGCCTGACTGTGGATTTAGGAGACCGGGTACGCCGCGGCCAAATTATTGCCCGCGTCGATGATCGCACCCGCGCTTTGTCGGTAACCAACGCCTCGCAAGCCTTGAACGATGCCCGCGTAAACCTGGAGCGCTACCGCCGCTTACTCGAAGGGGGCGCTGCCACGCAGGCCCAGTTTGAGCAATACCAAACCGCCTACAACAACGCCGAAATTCAACTGGCGCAAGCCCGCACCGAAGCCTCCAACACGGCCGTGCCGGCTCCCATTAGTGGGCAGGTTACCCAAAAAGCCGTGGAGCAAGGCGCATTCGTAAATATTGGTACTTCCTTGGTAACTATTGTAGATGTATCGAGTTTAAAAGTGCTGCTTAGCGTTTCCGAAAACGATGTGTACGCTTTAAAGCTGGGCGATCCGGTACAAATTACCGCTACCGTTTACCCGGGTGTTACCTATGCCGGTAAAATTTCTTACATCAGTCCGCGCGGCGACGAAGCCCACAACTACCCAGTAGAAGTAACCCTGCAAAACCAGGACAAAAATTCCCTGAAGGCTGGTACTTACGTTGATGTTGCCTTTAACCGCAAAAACCAGGTGGCTACCTTGCAAATACCGCGGTCAGCTTTAGTGGGCAGCGTGCGCGAAGCGCAGGTTTACGTGGTACAGGATAATAAAGCCCAGCTCCGCAATATTACTGTGGGTTCTGATAACGGCGCTTACCTGGAAGTATTGAAAGGTTTACAAGAAGGTGAAACGGTGGTAACTACCGGCCAAATCAACTTAACCAATAATGCCTTGGTAGCGGTAGTGCAATAA
- a CDS encoding efflux RND transporter permease subunit: MSITEISIKRPALVIVIFTVLGILGSICYTQLNYNLLPEFEAPVVSVVTLYPGAAAGEVETSVTKRIEDALSSLENLDRLQSTSSEGVSMVIVQLLQSANVDQSVQDAQRKVNAILAQLPDEVESPTLNKFSTSDLPIIQLGISGNVPPTEFFKLVEDRIQPQLAKVQGVGQITLVGGEEREIKVNVNPEKLRGYGLSLNQVTQAIITANQDYPTGKIETTEEQYNIRMAAKFTSLDQIRNLIVFTNPNGSQVRVGDIAEVQNGIADYTTLNRINGRASIGMIIQKQADANAVDISERVRAEIGNIENMYKAQGVKFNIANDSSIYTLASANAVVYDLALAVIIVAAVMLIFLHSLRSSLIVMVAIPASMISTFILMYLFDFSLNLMSLMALSLVVGILVDDSIVVLENIYRHMEMGKDKRTAALEGREEIGFTAMAITLVDVVVFLPMSLVQGLIGNILREFALVVVFSTLMSLFVSFTITPMLASRFGKLDHFTRATLWGRISLGFEAGFTRLQNTYANILRWALNRRKTVYLITFLLFAGSIALVPAGFIGSEFAAQGDQGEIIVQLEMEPSVSLYQNNQTTRQVEQLIMKHPEVQRVISRVGYSSATFGVAGTSNRSEMTVILVDKKQRSMSSSEFGGIIKEELRQIPGVKATAAPTGITGNANQAPVQVVLKGTDIDRVREAANMVLKVVQNVPGATDVDLSVEDPSPELQVKLDRDRMAALGLNVGDVGSTLQTAFNGNDVSKYREEGYEYDIVISLDKFNRSSQEDVRNISFVNNQNQKVELKQFAQVSQELGASKLERRDRQTSITVNAQVIGRPVGTVGADIQEAMASKKLPDGVTLSYGGSLEQQSDAFGSLGLALIIAIVFVYLIMVALYDSFVYPFIVLFSLPVALIGALLALALSLENLSIFSIIGLIMLMGLVAKNAILLVDFTNHLKAQGMEVREALIEAGRERLRPILMTTLAMVFGMLPIALAKGAGAETKNGLAWVIIGGLTSSLLLTLVLVPSIYFTVDKAIAKLRKRFGKKEEGLGAPSLGMQS; this comes from the coding sequence ATGTCTATTACCGAAATATCCATCAAAAGGCCTGCTCTGGTAATTGTTATTTTTACCGTGTTAGGCATATTGGGTTCTATTTGCTACACCCAACTCAACTATAACTTATTGCCGGAGTTTGAAGCGCCGGTCGTTTCGGTAGTTACGTTGTACCCGGGAGCCGCCGCCGGCGAGGTAGAAACTTCCGTTACCAAACGCATCGAAGATGCTTTATCGTCTTTAGAAAACCTGGACCGGCTGCAGTCTACTTCATCCGAAGGGGTTTCGATGGTAATTGTACAATTGCTGCAATCCGCCAACGTGGACCAATCGGTGCAGGATGCCCAGCGCAAGGTAAACGCCATTCTGGCCCAATTGCCCGACGAAGTAGAATCGCCCACGCTCAACAAATTCTCTACTTCTGATTTGCCGATTATTCAGTTGGGTATTTCGGGCAACGTGCCGCCCACCGAATTTTTTAAATTAGTAGAAGACCGGATTCAACCGCAACTCGCCAAAGTACAAGGGGTAGGCCAGATTACGCTGGTAGGCGGCGAAGAGCGCGAAATTAAAGTAAACGTTAACCCGGAAAAACTACGGGGCTACGGTTTATCCTTAAACCAGGTAACCCAAGCCATTATTACCGCCAACCAGGATTATCCTACCGGTAAAATCGAAACCACCGAGGAGCAGTACAATATCCGGATGGCCGCTAAGTTTACTTCCCTGGACCAAATCCGGAATTTAATTGTTTTTACAAATCCCAATGGCAGCCAGGTGCGGGTAGGCGACATTGCCGAAGTGCAAAATGGCATTGCCGATTACACTACTTTAAACCGCATTAACGGCCGCGCCAGCATCGGGATGATTATTCAGAAACAAGCCGATGCCAACGCCGTGGATATCAGCGAACGGGTACGGGCCGAAATCGGTAACATCGAGAACATGTACAAAGCCCAGGGAGTTAAATTTAACATTGCCAACGACTCTTCCATCTATACCTTGGCTTCGGCCAACGCCGTAGTGTACGATTTAGCTTTGGCGGTAATTATTGTGGCAGCGGTTATGCTGATTTTCCTGCATAGTTTGCGGAGTTCCCTGATTGTAATGGTAGCTATTCCAGCCTCCATGATTTCTACTTTTATACTCATGTACCTGTTCGATTTTTCGCTAAACCTGATGTCGCTGATGGCGCTGTCGCTGGTAGTGGGTATTCTGGTGGACGACTCGATTGTGGTACTCGAAAATATTTACCGGCACATGGAAATGGGCAAAGATAAACGCACCGCCGCCTTGGAAGGCCGGGAAGAAATTGGGTTTACTGCCATGGCCATTACCCTCGTGGACGTAGTGGTATTCTTGCCGATGTCGCTAGTCCAAGGTTTAATTGGTAATATTTTGCGGGAATTTGCCTTGGTGGTGGTATTTTCTACGCTCATGAGTTTATTTGTTTCGTTTACCATTACGCCCATGCTGGCATCCCGCTTTGGTAAACTCGACCATTTTACCCGCGCTACATTGTGGGGACGCATTTCCTTAGGGTTCGAAGCCGGGTTTACGCGGTTACAGAATACCTATGCCAATATTTTAAGATGGGCCTTAAACCGTCGGAAAACGGTATACTTAATTACTTTTTTACTTTTTGCCGGCTCTATTGCTTTAGTGCCCGCGGGGTTTATTGGCAGTGAGTTTGCCGCCCAAGGTGACCAGGGCGAAATTATTGTGCAACTGGAAATGGAACCTTCGGTAAGCCTCTACCAAAATAACCAAACCACCCGGCAAGTAGAGCAATTGATCATGAAGCACCCGGAAGTGCAGCGGGTAATCAGTAGGGTGGGGTACTCCAGTGCCACCTTTGGGGTAGCCGGTACCAGCAACCGCTCCGAAATGACGGTAATTCTGGTGGATAAGAAGCAACGCAGCATGAGCTCTTCAGAATTTGGCGGTATCATTAAAGAAGAGTTACGGCAAATACCTGGCGTAAAAGCTACCGCCGCCCCAACAGGTATAACGGGTAACGCCAACCAGGCTCCTGTGCAGGTAGTGTTAAAAGGTACCGACATCGATCGGGTGCGCGAAGCGGCGAACATGGTATTAAAGGTAGTGCAAAATGTACCAGGCGCTACGGACGTAGACTTATCCGTGGAAGACCCAAGTCCGGAATTACAGGTGAAATTGGACCGGGACCGTATGGCGGCCTTGGGCCTGAACGTAGGCGATGTAGGCTCAACGCTGCAAACGGCCTTTAACGGTAACGACGTTTCTAAGTACCGCGAAGAGGGTTACGAATATGATATTGTAATCTCCTTGGATAAATTTAATCGTTCCAGCCAGGAAGACGTGCGTAACATTTCTTTCGTGAACAATCAAAATCAAAAAGTTGAACTAAAGCAATTTGCCCAGGTAAGTCAGGAACTAGGAGCCAGCAAACTCGAACGCCGCGACCGGCAAACTTCTATTACGGTTAATGCCCAGGTTATTGGTCGGCCGGTAGGAACTGTGGGTGCCGATATCCAGGAGGCTATGGCCAGTAAAAAACTGCCCGATGGGGTGACGCTGTCCTATGGCGGTTCGCTGGAGCAGCAATCCGACGCTTTTGGTAGTTTAGGTCTGGCCTTAATTATTGCGATTGTTTTTGTTTACCTGATTATGGTGGCCTTGTACGATTCCTTTGTTTATCCGTTTATTGTGTTGTTCTCGTTGCCGGTGGCGCTAATCGGGGCTTTGCTGGCCTTGGCTTTATCCCTGGAAAACTTAAGTATTTTCTCCATTATTGGTTTGATTATGCTCATGGGTTTGGTAGCGAAAAACGCAATTTTACTCGTGGACTTTACCAATCACTTAAAAGCTCAAGGTATGGAGGTACGCGAAGCTTTAATAGAAGCCGGCCGGGAGCGGTTACGCCCAATTTTAATGACCACCTTGGCCATGGTGTTCGGGATGCTGCCCATTGCGTTGGCCAAAGGGGCCGGCGCTGAAACTAAAAATGGCCTGGCCTGGGTAATTATTGGTGGGTTAACAAGTTCTTTATTATTAACCTTGGTGTTGGTGCCATCCATTTACTTTACCGTTGATAAAGCTATAGCTAAGCTAAGAAAACGGTTCGGCAAAAAAGAAGAAGGATTGGGAGCGCCATCGCTGGGTATGCAAAGTTAG